ATGTACCGTTATGTTACATAATGAATAAAAATTGATTAGGGATATTATCTATACCTAATCAGTTATTGGTCTCACAAGAATCAAAAGTATGTATGGCTGAAACTACAACCGTTAATCCAGCTTGGGAAGCAAAAACAATTAACCATAACTTATCTGTTCGGCTGGCTGTGAAACCTGCCGATATTACTTGGTACAAAACTATCTGTCCAGGAATTTGGTATGGTTGCTTGGAGTCAGATAGCGCAATATGGGATAGTCCATTAACACAAATAACACGCTTTGACCCTGGTGGATTTTTCTATGAACATGGTCATCCTGATGGCGAAGAAATTTTGGTGCTTCAAGGGTCTTTTCAAGATGAAACTGGAGAATATTCCCCTGGTTCCTATCAGCTCAATCCTGAAGGTTTTGTTCATGTTCCCTCCAGCCTAGAAGGTTGTCTCACATTTGTCAAACTCCGTCAGCATGGAGGCGATGGTCGCCAAGCAGTTAAAATAAATATCAATGACTTATCTTGGCAGCCAACTTCCATTCCTCAAATCAAGGTTAAGCCACTTTACCAGCAAGAAGGCTTCCCTGATGAGGTTTGGATTGAGCAATGGGAACCTGGAACTACTTTGCCACAGGTGATAGAACCAAAAATTAGAGAAATCTTTGTGTTACAAGGAGTTTGGGCAGATGAATTGGGAGAATATCCTGCCGGAACATGGCTCAGGTATCCTGCTAATTGTCCTTATATCCCCTCTTCTCCAACAGGTTGTGAAGTCTACGTCAAGACTTATGCTTTCCGTCATCTGAAGTAAACTCTAAAAGCTTTACCGAAAAATTGGGTTGAAAGCCTTACATTTTTTCTGAACAAAACGGGACAACCTTGGCATTTTGAGGCCGTTTATCGGTATGATTGTAGGGCGATCGCATCTAATTTGTGGTTGACAAAACGCTCAAAATATGCACATAAGATCCATTGAAGCGAAATAAAGTCAGTAGACCGAAAAATTTTGCGATCGCTACAGCAGATCTGGTATGTGTCGGCTCTAAGGCTAGGGAGAAATGTATTGTGCAATACATTTTTCCCTGAGACAGCAGCCAAGCAATAGATAACTTATATCAATTGTGGAAACTCAGATTAAAATTTACAGTGGGCAGTCAGACATTTTAATAGGTTCACCAGTAGCAAATCATCACCACTTAGAAATAGATTTTGGCTCTTCCGTACTTAGTGTGCTAATTTAACTTAAATTTATCCTCAAGGCTTTGCCCCGTAAAGCTTTGAGATTATTTACATCCAAAGTTTACCCTATCGCATTACAGTACAAGTGCGATCGCCTTGAAATCGCAGCGAGCTTGGGTTTAGGGTACTAAAAAACAAATGATTTGGCACACTAAGTACGGAAGAGCCAAAAATTCCCAGTTGCTGTCAATTATTTCAATACATTTGTACTACTTGGGTGAGCGATATGCCGATCGGCACGCTGCGCGATCGCACTCCGGCAAGTGCCTTAACAAAAGTTAATACAGAGTCGATTACTTTTACCCGACTACTTACGTTAAGCGATCGCACTGTTATTCATCTTTCTTTACAAAAAAGTTACAAATTATTTACTTAGGACAGATGCTGTTCTATTGACATCTAGCTAAAAAGGTATGTTATGTTGTTTATGTTTGTTACTTAGCTCATTTTTTTACTTTCATCTCATACCCCTTACTCAACAACTTGCTAAATCAGAGTTGATAGCAACATTTGAAAGCTACAGCGGGAACCGCTGTTAGGAGGTACAATAAAATCTAATTCTGGGAGCCAAAGCTAATGAAATCATATTCCGTCGATCTTCGACAAAAAATAGTGAATTCCCAATATTTCGCGCAAAACTTCCAAAGCGGTTCCTAAATATGCGGTTCTTAAATATGATGAGAAAAGGCGAGAATCTTCGATTCAGATAATCACAGTCGCATTTTTCAATGGCTATTAAAAGAAACTATGGAGAATTGTATGATCAAAAAAAATTTAAAAAATTTTTTAAAAACTTATGGCTACACCCTTTACCGTACCAAGAGAATACCTTTTGGATGCGATCTAAAAGAAGATATTACTAGATTATCACCTGATTTGACCATCAAGACAATTTTTGATGTCGGAGCTAATAAAGGACAAACGACTCTTGATTATCGTCGGAAATTTCCTGAAGCCAAAATTTTTGCTTTTGAACCAGTTAGTAAAAGCTTTGAAGCTTTCAAAGCGAATGTTGGCGTTGATTCTAAGGTTTTTTGCTTCAATTTAGCATTGGGTGAAGAAACAAAACAGGAAAAAATGTTAGTTAAAGGAACATCAGGTTCTAACTCTATTTACAGTGCTAGTAAGGTTAATAATCAAACCGAGCAATCTCTAGAAACAGTGAATCTAATTACATTAGATCAGTTTATGGAAGAAAACGAGCATAAAATTGATCGGATCGATCTGTTGAAAATAGATACGGAAGGCTATGAGTGTCAAGTTTTAAGAGGTGCAAAAGCCACTTTACAATCTGAGAAAATTTTATATATTTTCATAGAAGTCACTTTTCGACAGAAAGATAACTCTCATACTCAGTTTTCTACAATCAGTGAAATGTTGGCATCTTATAATTTTAATTTTGTAGGATTATACGATGTATATCCCTTTTGGGGAGGCGGAAATGCTATTGATTACTGTAATGCTCTATTTAAAAGATGGGAAAAAGGGAAAAATTTAAAACTTTGGCAACAATAGTCATAAACTTTGACTTTAAGTCACAATAGTCCATTAATTTGAGTGTTCCTTGGCCAAGATTTTCACTTTCTTCAAATATTTGATGTAATTCTTCCTTTAAAGAGTGCATGACTTCGACTAAAGGAGAAGCTCCTTTAACTTGCTCTAATTTTTTTTGTTGGGAAGATAATTTATTTTCAGCTTTTAGTAATATAGCAAATTTGCGATCAACGCGATCGAGCCAGTAAACCTTGTTACGATCGGCAATCATTAATGCGCCGTTTTGATGTTATTTCTCAAATCTGCGATGGGATGCTCAAACTTGATTGGGGGGCTTATCAAAAAGTTAAAGCATCAGGAATGGCATCATTACAGCACTTTTATTAGTTCTGGGGAGTTAGAAAATACTCTTGATTGTTAGGAAACAAAATTCTTATGGACTTAAGAATGATCGCGTTAGCCACTGTTTGCAGTTTACCGTTTTCTTTATCTCTATCATTGGCAGTAGGAGGGATACCAAAATCAGACCAACCATGTCAAGCTTATTTGGATAGCAGTCAAGGAATTGATGATGAGAAGAACAACTGTCCGATAACGGTAGGAAATTTTTCAATTCGAGGAACTTTTTCTAACTCGAATTGGCAGGCTTCTTTTTGGGTATGGGAACCTGCTTATTACATTCTCCATGTGAAAAACAAGCAAAATGGTAGTACGATTAACTTAACAGGTTTTAATGTTACGGGTACGACAAGCCGACCACAGTACCGATTTACCGATTCCGAGCGGAATGTTAATTATATTGTCACTTTTCGCTATTCAGATCCCAACACGCTCCGATTGGAAATTTATCAAAACAATCGAGCGTTCGCCAATGAATTGCTTGGACGGGAATCAGACAAACTCATTGGTGGGCCTTGATGCAAAGAAAGCTGGCGCTCGTGGTGGACTTTTTATGTGAAGAAGCTAGTGAATAAAGCTCTCAATAAAATGCGTTTAAACTTAGAATTACTCCCTTCCCGCCGTAAGATTATCGATCGCAAGTTACCTGTTGTTCTTTTCTCCCCCACTCTCCCGCTCCCCCACTCCCCCCAAAGCATACATATTCTTTGAGCGGGAAGGGAGTAGCTACTCGCTCGAACTAATTTACAAGGTAATTAATTTGTATAAAATTATACTTTAAACCATCAATCATACGAAATTATACCCAAAAGGCAGTTTAGGGAAGAACTTAGGGAAGCGATCGCGGCAAACAGTTCGGCGAGCGACTGCCAGTGGTGTAAACTTTGCTTAATGGTAGTTCTAGCTATTTAGAGGTGCTATGAAAATTTTTGCTCCCCTCTGTAGCAGCGCGGTTCGCCTTAAATGTGACACCAGTCAGCAAACGTCTTACAAGCTGAAAAAATGAATCGAGAAGTAAAGGCTAAATATAAACCAAAATGTGAAAGTAGAGAAATTATGAATCCTGCCAAACAGCCAATTACAGTTGCCGAACTCATTCAAGTTCAGGCGCAAAATAATCCCGATCGAATCGCAATTGTGGCTCCAAAACGCGCTTCCTTAACTTATGGGGGTTTGCGCGATCGCATCGACCAAACAGCCACCATCCTCAGCACTCTGGGCATTAACCCCAACGATCGCGTAGCCGTTGTCCTTCCCAATGGCCCAGAAATGGCGGTTGCCTTTTTAGCGATCGCCGCGACTGCTACTTGTGCGCCCCTCAACCCAGCTTATCGCGAACAGGAATTCGACTTTTATCTTTCAGATCTCAATCCCAAAGCCTTAGTCATTCAGCCAGGAGTAGGCGAACCTGCTAGAATAGTCGCTAAACAGCGAGGAATTCCAATTATTGAACTTTTTCCCCAATTAGAAGCTGAAGCAGGTAGTTTTAGTTTAATTTCTGAAAATTTAGCCAATCCAACCGCCCAAATTCAGAATCCAGAATCTCATCATATCGCCTTAGTTTTACACACATCTGGCACAACCTCTCGCCCCAAAATTGTGCCGTTGACGCATTCCAATCTTTGCACTTCTGCTAGTAATATTCGCCAGACGCTCAATTTATCTGAAAGCGATCGCTGTCTCAACATCATGCCTTTATTCCATATTCATGGATTAATTGCCGTCTTGCTTTCATCCCTCTACGCTGGTGCTAGCATCGTTTGTAGCCCTGGTTTTTATGCCCCGCAATTTTTCAGTTGGATTGAAGAATTTCAACCCACTTGGTATTCAGCCGTTCCCACGATGCACCAGTCAATTCTGGCACAGACCCAAGCAAATCGCGAGATTATTTCTCACAGCAAACTCCGGTTTATTCGCTCCTCTTCTGCTTCCTTAGCCCCCCAAATCATGGCTCAATTAGAAGCCACTTTTAATGTTCCCGTCATTGAAGCCTACGGGATGACAGAAGCCTCTCATCAAATGGCAAGCAATCCCCTACCTCCCAAAGAACGCAAACCCGGTTCGGTTGGCGTAGCAGCAGGGCCAGAAATTGCTATTATGAACGAGACGGGACACTTACTTTCAATTGGTGAAATCGGAGAAGTTGCGATTAAAGGAGCCAACGTTACTCAAGGTTATGAAAATAATCCGAAGGCGAATACAGAAGCGTTTACTAATGGTTGGTTTCGGACAGGAGATTTAGGATATTTAGATGATGATGGATATCTCTTTTTAAAAGGTCGAATTAAAGAAATTATTAATCGAGCAGGTGAAAAAATTTCCCCTCGCGAAGTAGATGAAGTCTTACTAGAACATCCTGCTGTCGCTCAAGCTCTGACGTTTGCTGCACCCCATACTCTTTTAGGGGAAGATGTTGCTGCTGCTGTCGTTTTAAAGGAAGGAATAACGGTTAGCGAGTTAGAAATCAAAGAATTTGTTGCTCAAAAACTAGCAGATTTTAAAGTTCCTCGCGTGGTTCTATTTCTAGATGAAATCCCT
This genomic stretch from Aerosakkonema funiforme FACHB-1375 harbors:
- a CDS encoding FkbM family methyltransferase, coding for MIKKNLKNFLKTYGYTLYRTKRIPFGCDLKEDITRLSPDLTIKTIFDVGANKGQTTLDYRRKFPEAKIFAFEPVSKSFEAFKANVGVDSKVFCFNLALGEETKQEKMLVKGTSGSNSIYSASKVNNQTEQSLETVNLITLDQFMEENEHKIDRIDLLKIDTEGYECQVLRGAKATLQSEKILYIFIEVTFRQKDNSHTQFSTISEMLASYNFNFVGLYDVYPFWGGGNAIDYCNALFKRWEKGKNLKLWQQ
- a CDS encoding transposase yields the protein MIADRNKVYWLDRVDRKFAILLKAENKLSSQQKKLEQVKGASPLVEVMHSLKEELHQIFEESENLGQGTLKLMDYCDLKSKFMTIVAKVLNFSLFPIF
- a CDS encoding cupin domain-containing protein, encoding MAETTTVNPAWEAKTINHNLSVRLAVKPADITWYKTICPGIWYGCLESDSAIWDSPLTQITRFDPGGFFYEHGHPDGEEILVLQGSFQDETGEYSPGSYQLNPEGFVHVPSSLEGCLTFVKLRQHGGDGRQAVKININDLSWQPTSIPQIKVKPLYQQEGFPDEVWIEQWEPGTTLPQVIEPKIREIFVLQGVWADELGEYPAGTWLRYPANCPYIPSSPTGCEVYVKTYAFRHLK
- a CDS encoding AMP-binding protein — encoded protein: MNPAKQPITVAELIQVQAQNNPDRIAIVAPKRASLTYGGLRDRIDQTATILSTLGINPNDRVAVVLPNGPEMAVAFLAIAATATCAPLNPAYREQEFDFYLSDLNPKALVIQPGVGEPARIVAKQRGIPIIELFPQLEAEAGSFSLISENLANPTAQIQNPESHHIALVLHTSGTTSRPKIVPLTHSNLCTSASNIRQTLNLSESDRCLNIMPLFHIHGLIAVLLSSLYAGASIVCSPGFYAPQFFSWIEEFQPTWYSAVPTMHQSILAQTQANREIISHSKLRFIRSSSASLAPQIMAQLEATFNVPVIEAYGMTEASHQMASNPLPPKERKPGSVGVAAGPEIAIMNETGHLLSIGEIGEVAIKGANVTQGYENNPKANTEAFTNGWFRTGDLGYLDDDGYLFLKGRIKEIINRAGEKISPREVDEVLLEHPAVAQALTFAAPHTLLGEDVAAAVVLKEGITVSELEIKEFVAQKLADFKVPRVVLFLDEIPKGPTGKLQRIGLAEKLGLTASNPTADLVEYAPPQTINEIKLAEIWSQVLKIEKIGIHNNFFQLGGDSILAAQIVNRVREAWGVELSFLIFFQQPTVANMAIEIAQIQAESLESEELDDLLANIESLSEEESQNLLNE